The Serratia rhizosphaerae genome has a segment encoding these proteins:
- a CDS encoding tRNA-uridine aminocarboxypropyltransferase, giving the protein MTDNAVLHLRQLRLDRATRPFLARGCRVARCQGCLLPQKNCLCDTITPQSADSRFCLIMFGAEPLKPSNTGRLIADILPDTQAFLWSRTEVDPALLAAINDPHRQPYVVFPASYADAGRPVYSQLPASGKPPLFIMLDGTWSEARKMFRKSPYLNQFPVFSLDVAAASDYQLREASRAEQHCTAEVAAALLQQAGDDAAALGLSQHFSYFRQRYLAGKPTRPAASITATSP; this is encoded by the coding sequence ATGACCGACAACGCCGTACTTCACCTGCGCCAGCTTCGTCTGGATCGCGCCACCCGTCCTTTTCTGGCACGCGGCTGCCGCGTGGCGCGCTGCCAGGGCTGCCTGCTGCCGCAGAAAAACTGCCTGTGCGATACCATTACTCCTCAGTCCGCCGACAGCCGTTTCTGCCTGATCATGTTCGGCGCCGAACCGCTCAAGCCCAGCAACACCGGCCGGCTGATCGCCGATATTCTGCCGGACACCCAGGCATTTCTCTGGTCGCGCACCGAAGTCGATCCGGCGCTGCTGGCGGCGATTAACGATCCGCACCGTCAGCCGTACGTGGTGTTCCCTGCCTCCTACGCCGATGCCGGGCGGCCGGTCTACAGCCAACTGCCGGCGAGTGGCAAGCCGCCGCTGTTTATCATGCTCGACGGCACCTGGTCGGAAGCGCGCAAAATGTTCCGCAAAAGCCCCTACCTGAATCAGTTCCCGGTATTTTCACTGGACGTCGCCGCAGCGTCCGACTATCAGCTGCGTGAAGCCAGCCGCGCCGAACAGCACTGCACCGCCGAAGTCGCCGCCGCGCTGCTGCAACAGGCGGGTGACGACGCTGCCGCGCTCGGCCTGAGCCAGCACTTCAGCTATTTCCGCCAGCGCTATCTGGCCGGTAAACCTACGCGTCCAGCGGCGTCGATCACAGCAACATCGCCATAA
- the emrA gene encoding multidrug efflux MFS transporter periplasmic adaptor subunit EmrA, producing MSTNAETQTPQQPTGKKKQRKFWLLLLTVIFIVIGVAYLVYWFLVLRHHQETDDAYVAGNQVQIMSQVGGSVTRINFDNTDYVKQGDVLLTLDPTDAEQAFERAKTGLANSVRQTHQLIINSKQYQANIALRKSDLSKAENDLKRRVVLGSVDAIGREELQHARDAVASAKAALEVAVQQYNANQAMVLNTPLEQQPAVQQSAAQMRDAWLALQRTKVISPITGYVSRRSVQVGAQIAAGSPLMAVVPADHVWVDANFKETQIANMRIGQPATVVSDVYGDDVVYHGKVVGIDMGTGSAFSLLPAQNATGNWIKVVQRLPVRIELDAKQIADHPLRIGLSTLVNVDTSDLNGRMLANVVNDKPRYQSDALTLQLAPVNQMIADVIHANAG from the coding sequence ATGAGCACAAATGCGGAGACACAAACCCCGCAGCAACCGACAGGTAAAAAGAAACAGCGTAAATTTTGGCTGCTTCTGCTGACGGTGATTTTTATTGTTATTGGGGTGGCTTATTTAGTGTATTGGTTCCTGGTGCTGCGTCATCATCAGGAAACCGACGATGCCTACGTCGCGGGCAACCAGGTGCAGATCATGTCCCAGGTCGGCGGCAGCGTAACGCGCATCAATTTCGATAATACCGATTACGTCAAACAGGGCGACGTGCTGCTGACGCTCGACCCGACCGACGCCGAGCAGGCGTTCGAGCGGGCGAAAACAGGGCTGGCCAACAGCGTACGTCAGACCCACCAGCTGATTATCAACAGTAAGCAATATCAGGCCAATATCGCCCTGCGCAAATCTGACCTGAGTAAGGCGGAAAACGACCTCAAGCGCCGCGTGGTGCTGGGCAGCGTCGACGCCATCGGCCGTGAAGAGCTGCAACACGCGCGCGACGCCGTCGCCAGCGCCAAAGCCGCGCTGGAAGTGGCCGTGCAACAGTACAACGCCAATCAGGCGATGGTGCTGAATACGCCGCTGGAACAGCAGCCGGCCGTGCAACAGTCCGCCGCGCAGATGCGCGACGCCTGGCTGGCGCTGCAGCGCACCAAAGTGATCAGCCCGATCACCGGCTATGTCTCACGCCGCAGCGTACAGGTCGGCGCGCAGATCGCCGCCGGTTCGCCGCTGATGGCGGTGGTGCCGGCCGACCACGTGTGGGTTGACGCCAACTTTAAAGAAACGCAGATCGCCAATATGCGCATCGGCCAGCCGGCCACCGTAGTCAGCGATGTCTACGGCGACGACGTGGTGTATCACGGCAAAGTGGTCGGTATCGATATGGGCACCGGCAGCGCCTTCTCCCTGCTGCCGGCGCAGAACGCCACCGGCAACTGGATTAAAGTGGTACAGCGCCTGCCGGTACGTATTGAACTGGACGCCAAGCAGATTGCCGATCATCCGCTGCGCATCGGCCTGTCTACGCTGGTGAACGTCGATACCAGCGACCTCAACGGCCGCATGCTGGCCAATGTGGTCAACGACAAGCCGCGCTATCAGAGCGATGCGCTGACGCTGCAACTGGCGCCTGTGAACCAGATGATCGCCGATGTTATTCATGCTAACGCCGGTTAA
- the mprA gene encoding transcriptional repressor MprA — MENSFTPIEHMLNFRAKRQKDFPYQEILLTRLCMHMQSKLLENRNKMLKAQGINETLFMALITLDAQENHSIQPSELSSALGSSRTNATRIADELEKRGWIERKESDNDRRCLHLHLTPKGTEFLAQLLPPQHKCLHFLWSTLNDDEQRQLEQLTRKLLARLDQMEVSEQLS; from the coding sequence ATGGAAAACTCGTTTACTCCCATAGAACACATGTTGAATTTCCGCGCTAAACGTCAGAAGGATTTTCCCTATCAGGAAATTCTGCTGACGCGGCTGTGCATGCATATGCAGAGCAAGCTGCTGGAAAATCGCAACAAAATGCTGAAAGCCCAAGGGATAAACGAAACATTGTTTATGGCGCTGATTACGCTGGATGCGCAGGAAAACCACAGCATTCAGCCTTCGGAGCTCAGCTCCGCACTCGGCTCTTCACGCACCAATGCGACACGCATCGCCGATGAGCTGGAAAAACGCGGATGGATTGAACGTAAGGAAAGCGACAACGACCGCCGCTGTCTGCATCTGCATTTGACGCCAAAAGGCACCGAATTTCTGGCGCAACTGCTGCCGCCGCAGCACAAATGTCTGCATTTCCTTTGGTCCACACTCAATGATGACGAGCAACGCCAGCTGGAGCAGCTGACGCGTAAACTGCTGGCACGTCTGGATCAAATGGAAGTCTCAGAACAGTTATCCTAA
- the trxC gene encoding thioredoxin TrxC gives MNTVCSACNATNRVPQDRLTDGAKCGRCGHELFDGEVINATAETLDKLLQDDLPVVVDFWAPWCGPCLNFAPIFEDVAEERAGKVRFVKVNTEAEPELSARFRIRSIPTIMLFRDGKMVDMLSGAMPKAPFDNWLDESV, from the coding sequence ATGAATACAGTTTGCTCCGCTTGTAACGCCACCAACCGCGTCCCGCAAGACCGTCTGACTGACGGCGCCAAATGCGGCCGCTGCGGCCATGAGTTATTCGATGGCGAGGTGATTAACGCCACCGCAGAGACCCTGGATAAATTACTGCAGGATGACCTGCCGGTAGTGGTCGACTTTTGGGCGCCGTGGTGCGGCCCCTGCCTCAACTTTGCACCGATTTTCGAAGACGTTGCCGAAGAACGGGCCGGCAAGGTGCGCTTCGTCAAGGTCAACACCGAAGCTGAACCTGAACTCAGCGCGCGCTTCCGGATTCGCAGCATCCCGACCATCATGCTGTTCCGCGACGGGAAAATGGTGGATATGCTCAGCGGCGCGATGCCCAAAGCGCCGTTTGACAACTGGCTTGATGAATCAGTGTAA
- the emrB gene encoding multidrug efflux MFS transporter permease subunit EmrB: MTVALAMATFMQVLDSTIANVAIPTIAGNLGSSNSQGTWVITSFGVANAISIPITGWLAKRFGEVRLFLWSTALFAIASWLCGISNSLGMLIFFRVVQGLVAGPLIPLSQSLLLNNYPPAKRAMALALWSMTVIVAPIFGPILGGYISDNYHWGWIFFINIPIGAFVIFAALATLRGRETKTEIKPIDTIGLILLVVGIGSLQVMLDQGKELDWFNSTEIITLTVVAVVALLFLVVWELTDDHPVVDLSLFKSRNFTIGVLCISLAYMLYFGAIVLLPQLLQEVYGYTATWAGLASAPVGLIPVLLSPIIGKFGHRLDMRRLVTFSFIMYAVCFYWRAYTFEPGMDFGASAWPQFVQGFAIACFFMPLTTITLSGLPPERMAAASSLSNFVRTLAGSIGTSITTTLWTQRESLHHSQLTEFVNPYNPQSQEMYHQLEQLGMSQQQASGYIAQQITAQGLIISANEIFWLSAGVFLILLALVWFAKPPFSSSGGGGDGAH; encoded by the coding sequence ATGACGGTCGCGCTCGCCATGGCGACCTTTATGCAGGTGCTGGACTCCACCATTGCCAACGTTGCGATACCGACCATCGCCGGTAACCTCGGGTCATCCAACTCGCAGGGCACCTGGGTTATCACCTCGTTCGGGGTGGCGAACGCCATCTCCATCCCGATTACCGGCTGGCTGGCGAAGCGCTTCGGCGAAGTGCGGCTGTTCCTGTGGTCCACTGCGCTGTTCGCCATCGCTTCCTGGCTGTGCGGCATCTCCAACAGTCTGGGCATGCTGATCTTTTTCCGCGTGGTCCAGGGGCTGGTGGCCGGCCCGTTGATCCCGCTGTCTCAGAGCCTGTTGCTGAATAACTATCCGCCGGCGAAGCGGGCCATGGCGCTGGCGCTCTGGTCGATGACGGTGATCGTCGCGCCGATTTTCGGCCCGATTCTCGGCGGCTATATCAGCGACAACTATCACTGGGGCTGGATCTTCTTCATCAACATCCCTATCGGGGCGTTTGTGATTTTCGCCGCCCTGGCGACGCTGCGCGGCCGTGAAACCAAAACCGAGATCAAGCCGATAGACACTATCGGATTGATTTTGCTGGTGGTGGGCATCGGTTCGCTGCAGGTGATGCTGGATCAGGGGAAAGAGCTGGACTGGTTCAACTCCACCGAAATCATCACCCTGACGGTGGTGGCGGTGGTGGCGCTGCTGTTCCTGGTGGTCTGGGAGCTGACGGACGATCACCCGGTGGTGGATCTGTCGCTGTTCAAGTCGCGCAACTTTACCATCGGCGTGCTGTGCATCAGCCTGGCCTATATGCTCTACTTCGGCGCTATCGTCCTGTTGCCGCAGCTGTTGCAGGAGGTATACGGCTACACCGCTACCTGGGCCGGGCTGGCTTCAGCGCCGGTCGGCCTGATCCCGGTGCTGCTGTCGCCGATCATCGGCAAATTCGGCCACCGGCTGGATATGCGCCGGCTGGTGACCTTCAGCTTTATTATGTATGCCGTGTGCTTCTACTGGCGCGCCTATACCTTTGAACCGGGTATGGACTTCGGCGCCTCCGCCTGGCCGCAGTTCGTCCAGGGCTTCGCCATCGCCTGCTTCTTTATGCCGCTGACGACGATTACCCTGTCCGGCCTGCCGCCGGAGCGTATGGCGGCGGCGTCGAGCCTGTCGAACTTCGTGCGTACTCTGGCCGGTTCAATCGGCACCTCGATCACCACCACGCTGTGGACGCAGCGCGAATCGCTGCACCATTCGCAGCTGACGGAGTTTGTGAACCCTTACAACCCGCAGTCGCAGGAGATGTACCACCAGCTTGAGCAGTTGGGAATGAGCCAACAGCAGGCTTCGGGGTATATCGCCCAGCAGATTACCGCCCAGGGGCTGATTATCTCGGCCAACGAAATCTTCTGGCTGTCGGCCGGGGTGTTCCTGATTCTGCTGGCGCTGGTGTGGTTCGCCAAACCACCGTTCAGTTCCAGCGGCGGGGGCGGCGACGGCGCCCACTGA
- a CDS encoding AzlC family ABC transporter permease, whose product MQSQASENLTPSAVRSTFAHGILDSLPIVIGYLPVAFAFGLSAVKLGFSPLESLFFSCIIYAGASQFVITALLSAGMSLWVSALTVMAMDIRHILYGPALRHRINARLSKGKTALWAFGLTDEVFAAASAKLIRDRRSWSENWMLGIALSSWLSWVAGTALGALFGNGPLEQFPVIEASLSFMLPALFLSFLLAAFTRPQSLIIAASLAGALLGLLCFSIPVAILAGIGAGCLAALLSPTPAENVDEC is encoded by the coding sequence ATGCAAAGCCAAGCTTCCGAGAACCTGACGCCTTCTGCCGTACGTTCTACCTTCGCCCATGGCATTCTTGACAGCCTGCCGATCGTTATCGGCTACCTGCCGGTGGCGTTCGCCTTTGGCCTCAGCGCCGTCAAACTGGGGTTCTCGCCGCTGGAAAGCCTGTTTTTCTCCTGCATCATCTATGCCGGCGCCAGCCAGTTTGTGATCACCGCGCTGCTCAGCGCCGGCATGTCGCTGTGGGTGTCCGCGCTGACGGTGATGGCGATGGATATCCGCCATATTCTCTACGGACCGGCGCTGCGCCACCGCATTAATGCCCGCCTGTCGAAAGGGAAAACCGCCCTGTGGGCGTTCGGCCTGACCGACGAAGTCTTCGCCGCCGCCAGCGCCAAACTGATCCGTGACCGCCGCAGCTGGAGCGAGAACTGGATGCTCGGCATTGCCCTCAGTTCATGGCTCTCCTGGGTAGCCGGCACGGCGTTAGGCGCCCTGTTCGGCAACGGCCCGCTGGAGCAGTTCCCGGTTATCGAAGCCTCACTCTCCTTTATGCTGCCCGCCCTGTTCCTCAGCTTCCTGCTGGCCGCTTTCACCCGCCCGCAAAGCCTGATCATCGCCGCCTCGCTGGCCGGCGCGCTGCTGGGGCTGCTGTGTTTTTCTATTCCGGTGGCCATTCTGGCTGGCATCGGCGCAGGCTGCCTGGCGGCGCTGTTATCCCCAACGCCTGCGGAGAACGTCGATGAATGCTGA
- the ygaH gene encoding L-valine transporter subunit YgaH: MNADVLLIGLVVGGANYLFRYLPLRFAPSRQRSGMPRGKIALLLDSIGIASICALLVVSSTPEVMRDHARLLPTLTGFAALALCFYRTKSIIYATLIGALAFGVTLKILIILG; the protein is encoded by the coding sequence ATGAATGCTGATGTGTTGCTTATCGGTCTGGTGGTGGGCGGCGCGAATTACCTGTTCCGTTACCTGCCCTTGCGGTTCGCCCCGTCACGTCAACGGTCGGGCATGCCGCGCGGCAAAATCGCCCTGCTGCTCGACAGTATCGGCATCGCTTCCATCTGCGCGCTGCTGGTGGTTTCCAGCACGCCGGAGGTGATGCGCGACCACGCCAGGCTGCTGCCGACGCTAACCGGTTTTGCCGCACTGGCGCTGTGCTTCTACCGCACAAAAAGCATTATTTACGCTACGCTGATAGGCGCGCTGGCGTTTGGCGTTACTTTAAAAATACTTATTATTTTAGGTTGA
- a CDS encoding tRNA/rRNA methyltransferase, protein MNDSFSGKNGKVKVMYVRNDEDGGDDRNNKRPAGKGRPADKSRSGRGAQDNKARGGDRGGRRPARTEGRGGNDSPWKTVSRGPDAEPAFDHGGISGKSFIDPEQLRRQRAEETRVYGENACQALFASRPDAIVRAWFVQSVTPRFREALRWMAANRKAYHVVDDEELAKASGTEHHGGVCFLIKKRQGLDATTYLKTAPASDCVLALEAVGNPHNLGAIMRSCAHFGVNGVLLQDPALLESGAAVRTAEGGAEHIKAINADDFLSVLDSFRQAGYTIVTTSSHKGVALAQAKLPAKMVLVLGQERDGLSDGAWQQGDMNVSIGGTGKVESLNVSVATGILLADWWRQNQA, encoded by the coding sequence ATGAACGACTCATTTAGTGGCAAAAACGGCAAAGTTAAAGTGATGTACGTCCGCAATGACGAAGACGGCGGCGACGATCGTAACAACAAACGCCCGGCCGGCAAAGGCCGTCCGGCGGACAAGTCGCGCTCCGGTCGCGGCGCTCAGGATAATAAGGCGCGCGGCGGCGACCGCGGCGGGCGTCGTCCGGCACGTACGGAAGGACGCGGCGGCAATGATTCGCCGTGGAAAACCGTATCGCGCGGCCCGGATGCGGAGCCGGCGTTCGACCACGGCGGCATCAGCGGCAAAAGTTTTATCGACCCGGAACAGCTGCGTCGCCAGCGCGCGGAAGAAACGCGGGTGTATGGCGAGAATGCCTGTCAGGCGCTGTTCGCCAGCCGTCCTGACGCTATTGTGCGCGCCTGGTTCGTGCAGTCGGTGACGCCGCGTTTTCGCGAGGCGCTGCGCTGGATGGCGGCTAACCGTAAGGCTTACCACGTGGTGGATGATGAAGAGCTGGCAAAAGCGTCCGGCACCGAGCACCACGGCGGCGTCTGCTTCCTGATCAAAAAGCGCCAGGGGCTGGATGCGACCACTTACCTGAAGACGGCGCCGGCCAGTGACTGCGTGCTGGCGCTGGAAGCGGTGGGCAACCCGCACAACCTGGGGGCGATCATGCGCTCCTGCGCCCACTTCGGCGTGAACGGCGTGCTGCTGCAGGATCCGGCGCTGCTGGAGTCCGGCGCGGCGGTACGTACCGCAGAAGGCGGCGCGGAGCATATCAAGGCGATCAATGCCGACGACTTCCTGTCGGTGCTGGATAGCTTCCGCCAGGCGGGCTACACCATCGTGACCACCTCCAGCCATAAAGGCGTGGCGTTGGCGCAGGCCAAACTGCCGGCCAAAATGGTGCTGGTGCTGGGTCAGGAGCGCGATGGCCTGAGCGACGGCGCCTGGCAGCAGGGGGACATGAACGTCTCCATCGGCGGCACCGGCAAGGTGGAGAGCCTGAACGTCTCGGTCGCGACCGGTATTCTGCTGGCGGACTGGTGGCGTCAGAATCAGGCATAA
- a CDS encoding bifunctional acetate--CoA ligase family protein/GNAT family N-acetyltransferase, translating to MSQRGLEALLRPKSIAVLGASQRPGRSGHLMMHNLLAGGFNGPILPVTPRYKAVCGVMAYADVASLPIAPDLAIICTHDSRNLPLLGALGERGCKAVIILSAQPEQFAELKACAQRYAIRLLGPNSLGLLAPWQGINASFSPVPILPGRLAFISQSAAVANTILDWAQQREVGFSYFVALGDSQDIDVDDLLDFLARDAKTSAILLYLENIHDARRFLSASRSASRNKPILVVKSGRSQQAQRLLNGQQTLDAAYDAAIQRAGLLRVQDTHELFSAVETLSHMHPLRGERLMIISNGAAPAAMALDQLLARNGKPAMLSEETQRQLSAALPGFIPLNNPLDLHDDATPERYLAALQVLLDSNDYDALLLIHAPSAAAPGTVTAEKLVAAIRQHPRGKRITLLTNWCGEYSSQEARRLFTDAGIPTYRTPEGAVTAFMHMVEYRRNQKQLKETPALPVGLTANTAAAHQLIHQALAEGASQLDTHEVQPILQAYGLSTLPTWIAGDSAEAVHIAEQIGYPVALKLRSPDIPHKSEVQGVMLYLRTATEVQRAADAILDRVKRTYPQARIHGLLVQSMANRAGAQELRIAVEQDPIFGPLIMLGEGGVEWRQEHQAAVALPPLNMALARYLVLQAVKGGKIRGRSALRPLDIPGLSRLLVQVSNLILDCPEIARLDIHPVLATGSEFTLLDVSMQLAPFSGDPQARLAIRPYPQELEETITLKNGAHCLFRPILPEDEPALKHFIDRVTKEDLYYRYFSEINEFSHDDLANMTQIDYDREMAFVAVAEDQQIIGVTRALSDPDNTDAEFAVLVRSDLKGLGLGRQLLEKMIGYARSRGLLRLSGITMPNNRGMVALAEKLGFVVDVQLEDGVVNLTLPLKPGKAG from the coding sequence ATGAGTCAGCGAGGCCTGGAAGCGCTATTACGTCCCAAATCTATCGCCGTGCTGGGGGCGTCGCAACGGCCGGGACGTTCGGGCCATCTGATGATGCACAACCTGCTCGCAGGCGGTTTCAACGGCCCGATTCTGCCGGTCACGCCGCGCTATAAGGCGGTATGCGGCGTGATGGCCTATGCCGACGTCGCCAGCCTGCCGATCGCCCCCGACCTGGCAATCATCTGCACTCACGACTCACGCAATCTGCCGCTGCTTGGCGCATTGGGCGAACGCGGCTGCAAAGCCGTGATTATTCTCTCCGCCCAGCCGGAGCAGTTCGCCGAGCTGAAAGCCTGCGCCCAGCGTTACGCCATACGCCTGCTGGGGCCGAACAGCCTCGGCCTGCTGGCGCCGTGGCAAGGCATCAACGCCAGTTTCTCACCGGTGCCGATACTGCCGGGCCGGCTGGCGTTTATTTCACAATCCGCCGCCGTCGCCAATACCATTCTCGACTGGGCGCAGCAGCGCGAGGTCGGCTTTTCCTATTTTGTCGCATTAGGCGACAGCCAGGATATCGACGTCGATGATCTACTGGACTTCCTGGCGCGCGATGCGAAAACCAGCGCCATCCTGCTGTATCTGGAAAATATTCACGATGCGCGCCGTTTCCTGTCAGCCTCGCGCAGCGCCTCCCGCAATAAGCCGATTCTGGTGGTAAAAAGCGGCCGCAGCCAGCAGGCCCAGCGTCTGCTGAACGGCCAGCAGACGCTGGACGCCGCCTATGATGCCGCCATCCAGCGCGCCGGCCTGCTGCGCGTGCAGGATACCCACGAGCTGTTCTCGGCGGTGGAGACCCTCAGCCATATGCACCCTCTGCGCGGCGAGCGTCTGATGATTATCAGCAACGGCGCCGCGCCGGCGGCGATGGCGCTCGATCAGTTGCTGGCGCGCAACGGCAAACCGGCCATGCTGAGCGAAGAGACGCAGCGGCAGCTCAGCGCGGCGCTGCCGGGTTTTATCCCGCTGAATAACCCGCTCGACCTGCATGATGACGCCACGCCGGAACGTTATCTGGCAGCGCTGCAGGTGCTGCTGGACAGCAACGATTACGACGCGCTGCTGCTGATTCATGCCCCCAGCGCCGCCGCGCCCGGCACCGTAACCGCGGAGAAACTGGTCGCGGCAATTCGCCAGCACCCGCGCGGCAAGCGCATTACGCTGCTGACCAACTGGTGCGGCGAATACTCCTCGCAGGAAGCCCGCCGGCTGTTCACCGACGCCGGGATACCCACCTACCGTACGCCGGAAGGCGCCGTGACCGCTTTTATGCATATGGTGGAGTACCGCCGCAATCAGAAACAGCTGAAGGAGACGCCGGCCCTGCCGGTCGGACTGACCGCCAATACCGCCGCCGCTCACCAGCTGATTCATCAGGCGCTGGCCGAAGGCGCCAGTCAGCTGGATACCCATGAGGTGCAGCCGATCCTGCAGGCCTACGGCCTCAGCACGCTGCCGACCTGGATTGCCGGCGACAGCGCCGAAGCGGTGCATATCGCCGAGCAGATCGGTTATCCGGTGGCGCTGAAGCTACGCTCGCCGGATATTCCGCACAAATCCGAGGTTCAGGGGGTGATGCTCTATCTACGCACCGCCACCGAGGTGCAGCGCGCCGCCGATGCGATTCTCGATCGCGTCAAGCGCACCTATCCGCAGGCGCGCATCCACGGCCTGCTGGTGCAGAGCATGGCGAACCGCGCCGGCGCGCAGGAGCTGCGGATCGCCGTTGAGCAGGATCCGATCTTCGGCCCGCTGATTATGCTGGGCGAAGGCGGCGTGGAGTGGCGGCAGGAACATCAGGCCGCCGTCGCCCTGCCGCCGCTCAATATGGCGCTAGCGCGCTATCTGGTGCTGCAGGCGGTGAAAGGCGGCAAGATTCGCGGCCGCAGCGCCCTGCGCCCTCTGGATATTCCCGGCCTTAGCCGGCTGCTGGTGCAGGTCTCCAACCTGATCCTCGACTGCCCGGAGATCGCCCGGCTGGATATTCATCCGGTGCTGGCGACCGGCAGCGAATTCACGCTGCTGGATGTGTCGATGCAGCTGGCGCCGTTCAGCGGCGATCCGCAGGCGCGGCTGGCCATTCGCCCCTACCCGCAGGAGCTGGAAGAGACCATCACGCTGAAGAACGGTGCTCACTGCCTGTTCCGGCCGATCCTGCCGGAAGATGAGCCGGCGCTGAAGCACTTTATCGACCGCGTGACCAAAGAAGACCTTTATTACCGATATTTCAGCGAGATCAATGAGTTTAGTCATGATGACTTAGCGAATATGACGCAAATCGACTACGATCGTGAAATGGCGTTTGTCGCCGTCGCCGAGGATCAGCAGATTATCGGCGTGACGCGCGCACTGTCCGACCCGGACAATACCGACGCCGAATTCGCCGTCCTGGTGCGTTCCGATCTGAAAGGATTAGGACTGGGTCGTCAACTGCTGGAAAAGATGATCGGCTATGCCCGCAGCCGCGGTCTGCTGCGCCTGAGCGGTATCACCATGCCGAATAACCGCGGTATGGTGGCGCTGGCGGAGAAGCTGGGCTTTGTGGTGGATGTGCAATTGGAGGACGGCGTCGTCAATCTGACGCTGCCGCTTAAGCCCGGAAAAGCGGGGTGA
- a CDS encoding efflux transporter outer membrane subunit yields MRSPFNWRLTPLFAVLLLAGCASTDNIAPQSTLMDPQNLQLAQPKVSSLAISPQWWRALNDPQLDSLMTQALQNSPSLKQAAARVREARSVMGEASAANGPNLDLNAGTTRQRTPQNVNSGLGYPNKPIYSSSNSLGLNLAYEFDWWGKYRNQVNAAKAQVDAARAEQEQAALTLTSSVASAYYLLQNYYAQEKLLQQEVTNNDRLTQLRQQQYQAGMTGVDVPQQTKAQSDAAKQQILQLQSQIEQLKHQLAALSGQGPNAMQHLRPVKLPADSLLAPKGELTADLLGKRPDIAAQRQLVESYNQRVAAARKEFYPSLSISAFAGLTTTNVNGTSPNLFEAASQAWNIAPAISLPIFHAGALRSKLGEESALYDQTVESYNQTILNALQETADAITVQQSTAQQLQQASSASQSMQQVYQVANARYRAGIIGRDDLLSSQTQLIQQQLTELSASSNMMQAKIGLIRALGGGYQAPTVADKKA; encoded by the coding sequence ATGCGATCCCCATTTAACTGGAGACTCACCCCACTGTTCGCCGTTTTACTACTGGCGGGGTGCGCCTCTACCGATAATATAGCCCCGCAGTCTACCCTGATGGATCCGCAAAACCTGCAGCTGGCACAGCCGAAGGTCAGTTCGCTGGCCATCAGCCCACAGTGGTGGCGCGCTCTCAACGATCCGCAGCTCGATAGCCTGATGACCCAGGCGCTGCAAAACTCGCCGTCGCTGAAGCAGGCCGCCGCACGCGTGCGTGAAGCGCGCAGCGTAATGGGCGAAGCCAGCGCCGCCAACGGCCCGAACCTGGATCTCAACGCCGGCACCACCCGCCAGCGTACCCCGCAGAACGTCAACTCCGGCCTGGGTTATCCCAACAAGCCGATTTACTCCAGTTCCAATTCACTTGGCCTGAACCTGGCCTACGAATTTGACTGGTGGGGCAAATACCGCAACCAGGTAAACGCCGCCAAGGCGCAGGTTGACGCCGCGCGCGCCGAGCAGGAACAGGCGGCGCTGACGCTGACCAGCTCCGTGGCTTCGGCCTACTACCTGCTGCAGAACTATTATGCGCAGGAAAAACTGCTGCAGCAGGAAGTGACGAACAACGACCGCCTGACGCAGCTGCGCCAGCAGCAATATCAGGCCGGGATGACCGGCGTTGACGTACCGCAACAAACCAAAGCACAGTCCGATGCGGCCAAGCAGCAGATTCTGCAGCTGCAGTCGCAAATCGAGCAGTTAAAACACCAGCTGGCAGCCCTAAGCGGCCAGGGCCCGAATGCGATGCAGCATTTGCGTCCGGTGAAACTGCCGGCCGACTCGCTGCTGGCGCCGAAAGGCGAGCTGACCGCCGACCTGCTGGGTAAACGCCCGGACATTGCGGCCCAGCGTCAGCTGGTGGAATCCTATAACCAGCGCGTCGCCGCGGCCCGCAAAGAGTTCTATCCGAGCCTGTCGATTTCCGCCTTCGCCGGTTTGACCACCACCAACGTCAACGGCACCAGCCCGAACCTGTTCGAAGCCGCCAGCCAGGCCTGGAATATCGCCCCGGCGATTTCGCTGCCGATCTTCCACGCCGGCGCGCTGCGCAGCAAGCTGGGCGAAGAGTCCGCCCTTTACGATCAGACGGTAGAATCCTATAACCAGACTATCCTCAATGCGCTGCAGGAAACCGCTGACGCCATTACGGTTCAGCAAAGCACCGCCCAGCAGTTGCAGCAGGCCTCCTCGGCCTCGCAGTCCATGCAGCAAGTTTATCAGGTCGCCAACGCGCGTTACCGGGCAGGGATTATCGGGCGTGACGATCTGTTATCCAGTCAGACGCAGCTGATCCAGCAGCAGCTGACTGAACTCAGCGCCAGCAGCAATATGATGCAGGCGAAGATAGGATTGATTCGTGCACTGGGCGGCGGCTATCAAGCCCCGACGGTCGCGGATAAAAAAGCATAA